In Campylobacterota bacterium, one DNA window encodes the following:
- a CDS encoding tyrosine recombinase, with amino-acid sequence MPQAIDYIAQFHAFLLTEKRVSQNTFLSYRNDLAQFEQFLKKSKVTLKKITKVNLSAFLKHCKKQGVSARTLSRRISSLKLFFNFLHERFGFTNYGKTLVFPKVEKTLPHYLTEQEIERLLNAANKDSSPKGIRNKVMLYLLYATGMRVSELVNITVDQLHFDTGFIHLIGKGKKERMVPLPKNILELLTYYLENVHIKLLPKNMMALQRSSTYLFPTRTVGTKTKPMSRQTFWLILKKFLSQAGIFKDISPHSLRHSLATHLLKSGVDIRSLQMILGHESLATVQTYTHLGNNEVRKIYNKKHPRA; translated from the coding sequence ATGCCTCAGGCAATCGATTACATTGCTCAGTTTCATGCATTTTTACTTACCGAGAAACGTGTTTCACAAAACACGTTTCTCTCATATCGCAACGACCTTGCTCAATTTGAGCAGTTCTTGAAAAAATCAAAAGTAACGTTAAAAAAAATTACCAAAGTCAACTTGAGTGCATTTTTAAAACACTGTAAAAAACAAGGCGTTTCTGCCCGAACATTGTCACGAAGAATCTCAAGCTTGAAACTTTTTTTTAATTTTTTACACGAACGATTTGGTTTTACAAACTACGGTAAAACACTTGTTTTTCCCAAAGTTGAAAAAACATTACCCCATTATCTAACCGAGCAAGAAATCGAACGCTTACTCAATGCTGCAAACAAAGATTCGTCTCCAAAGGGCATACGCAATAAAGTCATGCTGTATTTGTTGTATGCAACGGGTATGCGTGTTTCAGAACTCGTCAACATTACTGTTGATCAACTTCATTTTGACACGGGCTTTATTCATTTGATTGGTAAGGGAAAAAAAGAACGCATGGTACCACTACCAAAAAACATTCTAGAGCTACTCACATATTACCTTGAAAACGTCCACATCAAGCTTTTGCCTAAAAACATGATGGCGCTACAACGTAGTAGTACTTACCTTTTCCCTACGCGAACCGTTGGCACCAAAACAAAACCCATGTCACGCCAAACTTTCTGGCTTATTCTTAAAAAGTTTCTTTCACAAGCTGGTATTTTTAAAGATATCTCACCACACAGCCTACGTCACTCTCTAGCAACACACTTACTCAAAAGCGGCGTTGATATCCGCTCACTACAGATGATTTTAGGACATGAAAGTCTGGCAACAGTACAAACCTACACGCATCTTGGTAACAACGAAGTTCGTAAGATTTACAACAAAAAACATCCACGTGCATAG